CGTAGGCCAGGCGGGAGTGGTCATCCACGGCGACGTGGACGTAGTCGTACCCGATGCCGCGGCCTCTGACGGTTTCGCTGCGGCCGTGGACCCGCCAGCCGCCGCCGTTCGCTATGCCGCCGGGTTTCTTGACGTCGATATGCAGCAGCTCTCCGGCGGTGTCGCGTTCGAAACGGTGGTCGGTGGCCCGGCCGGCCCGGATGCGTTCGCCGCTGATCGGGTCCAGTTCCCACAACCGGGGCAGCCCGGCCCTGGCGATGATCCGAGAGACAGTGCGGGCCGGGACCTTGCAGCGTTCGGCCAGCTCGACCGGGCCTTCGCGGTGCTTCTTACGCGCCGCGAGCACGTCCTCGATCGTCGCCTCGGGGGTGGCGTGTGGGCACGAATGTGGGCGTGAGGATCGGTCCTCCATCCCGTCCCAGCCGTGTTCGACATAGCGCTTGAGCCACCGGTGGGCGCAGGCGCGGGAAACACCCATTTCCTTCGCCACGTGGGCCACGGGACGGCCGTCCAGAACACGCTGGACAAGGATGCTTCTACCGGCAGGAGTCAGACGGGCATTACGGTGGACCATGAAGACCTCTTAGTCGTTAGGTGTGTGTGGTAACCACCAACCTAAGAGGTCTTCACCCTTTCAACATGTAACCAACGTCCTGGCCGAGTACATCTAGCGCTTCCGAGGGACGTTGATGCGAACGTCGGCGGCCTGGACTTCGTCGAGCACCCACCGCTGGTACTTCGGGTGGGCCGGGTATTTTTTACGAAGATAATCCCGGACGACCTTCCCCGGTCGGTGCTCGTTGGTATAGCCGAGTTCCCGAGCAAGTTCGGCAGGTTTGTATGTAGCCACAACACTGAGTGTAGGCCGTGACCTGGTCGCGACGCCCCCCAATGGCACGGGCCAAGGCCTCGCCGTTGTCTTACCACTTGGGCCCCTTCATAAAGACGTTGCACGCGGTATAGAACCTGAGAGCAAAAGAGTAGTTCATACAGGTGACGGCGAACCGCAGCCGGGGATGCAGGGTGCAATTAGAAAAAGTACTCGAGGCGGTGCTAGATGGGTGGTGGCATAACCATCGCTCCTCCGGAGCAGGTCGTCCAGCGTTTTGCCCTCAATGGGACCGAACATCCGCCGTTTTGGGAGCGGGCTGAGGGAAGGTTGAGGGTTTGGAAAGCGTGAGGAAGTATATCAGCCCTTCGTGCGTGGCTAACGGTTTCAGTATGGGCCGCCCGGCTTGGCGACAGCTGGTCCTGCGCAATCATGCCGATCGAGGCCCTTCCGAGCACCTAAAATCTCTTCGACGTCACGGGCAAAGGAGACGCGGCGGGGTAACCTATCGCATGCTGCACACGAATGTCAGAGGCCCCTGGCATCGTGAGACGCAGACGCCTCAATGGCAAAGACCAGACCCGTCGAAATGAGATGATGGACCACATGACTACGACCCCCCAACTTACTGTGCTCGAAATCTGTGCCGGAGCTGGAGGTCAGTCAGTTGGCTTGGAGCAGGCTGGTTTCGGTCATTCTCTGGCCGTCGAGATCGACAAGGACGCCGCCGCCACCCTCCGCCTCAATCGACCCTCATGGGATGTTCACCATGGTGACGTCCGCGAAGTCAACGGCAAGGACTACAAAGGGATCGATCTGCTCGCTGGGGGAGTACCCTGCCCGCCGTTCAGCATCGCTGGAAAGCAGCTCGGCGCCGACGACGAGCGTGATCTTTTTCCAGAAGCGCTTCGCCTCGTGGATGAGGCTAAGCCTGCTGCCGTAATGCTAGAGAATGTCAAAGGTCTGGCATCGGCGAGGTTTTCGACCTATCGTCAGTCGATTCTTGATGCACTCGAAGCGCTCGGCTATGAGGCTGACTGGCAGCTCTTCTACTCGAGCGAATTTGGCGTCCCTCAGCTCCGGCCCCGGTTCATTCTCGTGGCCGTAAAAAAGCGTTACCACAAGAAGTTTGACTGGCCCGCTGCACATGGCAAACCGCCGACCGTTGGAGAAGTACTTTTGCCGATGATGGAGAGCGGCGGATGGGCTGGTGCCGCGGCCTGGGCTAAAAAGGCAAACGGTATTGCCCCGACTGTTGTCGGCGGCTCCAAGAAGCATGGGGGCGCTGACCTTGGGCCGACGCGTGCTAAAGCGGGTTGGCTTCAGCTCGGGGTCGACGGCAAAGGCATCGCCAATGAAGTTCCGGGGTTTGAAACGCCGCTAGACCACATTCCTCGCCTGACCAACGAAATGGTTGCCCGCATCCAGGGCTTCCCTCTTGGCTGGCAGTTCTCTGGCAAGAAGACGTCCGTCTACCGACAGATTGGGAATGCGTTCCCGCCGCCGGTTGCAGCAGCCATCGGGACTTCTATTGCCACTGCCCTGGGCGTCAAGTCTCCTGCCAACAATCAGTTTGAGGAGTCGGTGGAGCGGCACCTACGCGCTGTTAGCTAGAAGCCGACTTCTTATCGGCTTTACGAGTCCTTTCGCGTCGGCGAATCTCCGCGGCGACATCGCCAAGCGGCCATGGCGTAAAGGCTGTTAGTTCATAGTGGCTACGCTTGCGTCCGTCCTCGTATCGATAGTGGACCCTATACTGCCAGCCGAGTTCTTTTAGCTCGCGCATGCGCTTCTGCCAGTCTTCTTGGAACTGATGCATACAAGCGACGACGGCGACAATTTGGCTTGGCGCCAACTCACCGGCTGCCTCAAAGGCCTTCAGCGCTTCACCGATACGCTTGTGCGGCTCGAGCCAGGAAGCGGCGGCCCGCATCTTGTCGGCATGTTGATCGATAGATGTAAAGTAGTCGCGCTTACCGTTGTTGCATTCGTGACACAGGGCTTGGAGGTTATCTATGTCGCTGTCCCCGCCCCAGGTAAGTGGAAGTTTGTGATCAACCTCAAGTTTGACACCGTCTTCATTCGGCGTCTTGCCACATTGCGCACACCGCTGGCTGAGGAGGACCTGAGGCCGAAGGCGGCGCGAGATTGCGGTCCTTCGAGGAGCGCCAGGATCTCGGAGTCCTTCGAGAACGTATTTCGGCTTACCATTGATGCGCCGACAAGGCACCTTAATCCCGTAGACGTCTCGAAGGTCGCGAACTCGACGATCTGTTTGGGAATGACTGGCACCCGCGACATTTGCAGCATGAGCCCGAATTTCCACCATCGTCGGGGGATCATCATTTCGAGCATGTAGGAAGTTGTATAGCACTCGGTGTTGCTCAGACGCGATCAGATCATGAAGCTCGGGACTGCCAGGCTGCGGCAAAAGCAGAAAGTCAACGATCATTGGGCGAGGACTTTGGGTGCGGGCGTTGTAGTTGCATGTTCGCCTTCAATATGGCGCCAGTATCGGCCCTCGAGATTGACTGAGTTCGCCATTGCGAAGTCGACAGGCCCAACACGGATGCTGACCAGCTCGCCAGGTTCTGGCACGGTGCAGCCGAGTGATCGTGCGATTGCGGTT
This genomic window from Arthrobacter sp. EM1 contains:
- a CDS encoding IS481 family transposase, with product MVHRNARLTPAGRSILVQRVLDGRPVAHVAKEMGVSRACAHRWLKRYVEHGWDGMEDRSSRPHSCPHATPEATIEDVLAARKKHREGPVELAERCKVPARTVSRIIARAGLPRLWELDPISGERIRAGRATDHRFERDTAGELLHIDVKKPGGIANGGGWRVHGRSETVRGRGIGYDYVHVAVDDHSRLAYVEVLPDEKGPTCARFLTNAAAFMAANGAPVREVMTDNALAYIRSADFAKAIADLGAKHRRTKPRSPWQNGKAERFNRTLQEGWAYKNAYDSSDHRTQALTGWLDFYNHRRNHSALGGRPRISRCNQPAG
- a CDS encoding HNH endonuclease; the protein is MIVDFLLLPQPGSPELHDLIASEQHRVLYNFLHARNDDPPTMVEIRAHAANVAGASHSQTDRRVRDLRDVYGIKVPCRRINGKPKYVLEGLRDPGAPRRTAISRRLRPQVLLSQRCAQCGKTPNEDGVKLEVDHKLPLTWGGDSDIDNLQALCHECNNGKRDYFTSIDQHADKMRAAASWLEPHKRIGEALKAFEAAGELAPSQIVAVVACMHQFQEDWQKRMRELKELGWQYRVHYRYEDGRKRSHYELTAFTPWPLGDVAAEIRRRERTRKADKKSASS
- a CDS encoding DNA cytosine methyltransferase, whose protein sequence is MTTTPQLTVLEICAGAGGQSVGLEQAGFGHSLAVEIDKDAAATLRLNRPSWDVHHGDVREVNGKDYKGIDLLAGGVPCPPFSIAGKQLGADDERDLFPEALRLVDEAKPAAVMLENVKGLASARFSTYRQSILDALEALGYEADWQLFYSSEFGVPQLRPRFILVAVKKRYHKKFDWPAAHGKPPTVGEVLLPMMESGGWAGAAAWAKKANGIAPTVVGGSKKHGGADLGPTRAKAGWLQLGVDGKGIANEVPGFETPLDHIPRLTNEMVARIQGFPLGWQFSGKKTSVYRQIGNAFPPPVAAAIGTSIATALGVKSPANNQFEESVERHLRAVS